Genomic window (Jeotgalibaca ciconiae):
ACTTACTTTCATTCGCTCCAAAAAGTAAGCGCAATCAACACTTATCCATATAAAAAAGAAAGAGGATTGATTCATACATGACAATTCAATGGCGTAGTTTTTTAATGAAGTTTTTGTTTGCAATTACAAATATTGTTTATCTTAATATTTTATGGCTTCTATTTAGTCTGCTGGGACTGGTTATTTTTGGTTTTGCTCCGGCATCCGTTGCTTTGATAAAGAGTCTCGAAGGCTTTCATTTAGATGCTGATTACATCCCAATCAAAATATTTTTTACTTATTATAAAGAATCTTTCAAAAAAACAAACCAGCTGCAGCTCATTTATTTATCTGCAATTCTCTCACTATTTTTTAGTTCCCGAATTTTGATTACTTTGATGAATGTCACGGGGATTATTCCAATCTTCTACTTAACGGTTATGGTAATCTTAGTTTTCATGAATAGTATGTCTTTACAATCGTTTTTATTTTATCCCTATATGAAGATTATTGAACGCTTTAAATTGTCTCTATTTTTATTTATGCGTTACCCGCTCTCTTTTTTACCGATTATCTTCACAGGGATTGGTTGTTACACCATTATTTCTATAAAATCAGCCTTTTTTATTTTTATTGGCGCTTCTCTTCCCATTGCTATAATCGCTTATCTTCAGGGGAAAATATTCAATAAATTCATTGCTGACTTTCCTGATTTTGGAGTTTTACAATGACAAGGCTTGCAAACTATTGGAGAAAGCTGACTTATTCAAAGAAATTCAACTTTCTTTTCTATTTTATTTTTTCTCTATTTGTTTTGTTCGTTGTTGCAACCAATTTCATTTTTATTAGAGGACTTAGCAAACAAGAATACAAAAATAATCAAGATAATATTTTAACAATCGCCGATACTATTGATGAAGAATTTATCAGCTTGGAATTTTTTACTTATAAGGTCATTGATAATGCCCATATTCAATCTCTTTTGGCAAGA
Coding sequences:
- a CDS encoding DUF624 domain-containing protein, with product MTIQWRSFLMKFLFAITNIVYLNILWLLFSLLGLVIFGFAPASVALIKSLEGFHLDADYIPIKIFFTYYKESFKKTNQLQLIYLSAILSLFFSSRILITLMNVTGIIPIFYLTVMVILVFMNSMSLQSFLFYPYMKIIERFKLSLFLFMRYPLSFLPIIFTGIGCYTIISIKSAFFIFIGASLPIAIIAYLQGKIFNKFIADFPDFGVLQ